GCCAACGGTCTTGGTGGATTCATCCACAGCAAGAATCCCTTTGCCAGGTGAGGCGAGAGATTGTGCGGTTGCAATCAGTTCGGAGGAATAATCAGACAGTGCCATTTGATTCTTCGGAATTGAGAGAGTCTCGGGGTCCCGAAGGACACCCAAGCCTCTCTGTTTACACCCTTAAGTGAGATTTGCTACCCCAGGGTGGAATCATTTGATCTCTGCTGCTCTGATTGGTTGCGGCTTCTTGCTCGCTGGGCTATGCGATTCGGGCTGATGAGGCCTGAGCCCAGAGTTGATGATCTCTGACGTGCGGGCTCTTTTCGATCAAATATGAGTTGCTAAGTGATCTGAGCCATAAAAAAGCTGGCTCGTCATGGAGCCAGCTTTTGAGGTGAAATGTCAGTGGAGATCAGAACTGAGCCAGAACGTTCCACTGCGCGGGAAGTACTTTTGCAATCAGTTGGAAGTTTCCACCACCCATGGGCTTAATCACATAGGAGACACCCATGGGAGCGGGATAAATGCCATCGGGGGGTTCAACCGCCATGGTGACGCCCTGGAATGGATCATCGTGACCTACCAAAAAAGTGTTTTTGCCTGACTCAGGCTTGGCTGAGAGCAATGGCGACACTCGGGCTGCGTATTCCTTGTAATCCGCAGGCGTGCAGTCAACGCAAGGCAAGAAATTCAGATTTGAATTTTTGGTGTACTTGCCAAAGGCAAGGTCTGCTGTGTTGTAGGCACGGCAGTAATCACTCGAGATCACATCACCAACAGGGATATTGGCAGCTTTTACACCTTCTCCGATTTGCTTGGCCTCGGCTTTGCCATCGGCGCTTAGGCGACGCTGTGTGCTGCAGTCGGCGAGATCGAGCTCAGGGCTGACCTGGTCACCCCAGTCTTTTGTAGTACTCGCATGTCGCGTGTAGACGACGTATCCACCTTGTCTGAGGTTGTTGATCAGTTCTTTGGCGCCAACTCGATTCACGAAAAGGTCGTTTCGCTCGTCGCCGGACAGGGTGGTGTCATTGACTTCATAGTCCTCGACGCCATCGGTCTTTGCAGAAGGCTGTTCTGCAATTGCGGCATCGCTGGTTTGATCCTTGTTTGAATCCTTAGAGACTGTTCCAGAGGAGCAAGCCGCCATCAGGAAAAGGGTCGCGAAGCAGGTCGCTTTCTTGAGCATTGGTTAATGAACGTTGTCTTGATTAAAGCGATTTAAAAAATCGACAACATTTTGTCGGTCACCCACCGCGGTTTCCGTTGATACCGCAATAGCGCGCGCTGCTCACGAGATCATCGTGGCAACAATGTCTTGTCACAGGCTTGCTGGCTCGCAAGACCTTCGGCAAGCCCCGGCACCATTGGGTGGCCCTTTTGAATACTGTTCGCCCACCAGCTCTGAAGACGCGCAACCGGTGCAACGCGCCCATCACTCCATGTGGTCGCGAAGCGTAGATCCTCGTCCGGCTGGACATTTCGAGGAGCCTCTCCTCCTCGCTGCATGGTCAGGGAAAAGCCATGCACATAATCCTTCTGATTCTCACTTCCTAGAACCAGGCTGCCTTCTGACCCGTAGATCTCAATCCAGCAGCCACGTCCATTGCGGGCAACTGAAGACAGTGCGATTTGGGCTGCGACGGTTCCGCCTTGATGGGTCTCTAGGGCGACATTGATCAAGGCGATGTCGTCAGCATCAACGGGTTGCATGCTGCCTTTGGAATCTGGCCTCTGTTCAATTGCGGTGCGAGTCATGGCCTGTGGTTCTCCAACAGAACCGATGAACCACGCCAAAATGTCAAAGGCATGAGTTCCAAGCGCTCCGAGCACTCCTCCCCCTTGGCTTGCCTGCGAATACCAGTTCCAGGCTCGTTGCGGGTTGGCTCTGCTGCTCATCAACCAATCCAGTTTTACAAGCCAGGGAGTTCCAATGGCTCCCTGCTCGAGAAGGCGTGCGGCCTGCTGGAACAACGGAACGGCCCTGTACTCGAAGTCAACGGCAACGCTGAGACCTCTGCCGATGGCTTCGCGTTGTAGATCCGCGACCTCTTGCGCATTCAGGGCGACTGGCTTCTCAAGCAGAAGATGCTTGCCAGCTTTCAGGGCTCGCAACGCCAGCTCGTAACGGGGTGCCGGTGGTGTGGCAATGATCACTGCATCGACTCGGGAATCTTCGAGGAGTGAGTCCCAGCAGTTGTAACCCTTCAGCCCGGAATGGCTGCAGGCCAGATCCAGTCGATCATTACTGCGGTGCCAGAGAGCGACAGGTTCCAGCCCTGGAACGCTCTGAAGAGCGGGCAGATGCACAACTTCGCCGAAGCCGAGGCCGGCGATGGCAACACCAATCGGGCGCTGAGATATCGGACTGGGAGCCATGGTGAAGCGGGCGGCGGATCAAGGTGAAGTGGTCAGATCAGTTCGGAACTGCAGACTGCATCGATGACTTCTGTGATCAGATCATCCTTGGCTGGGGCTTCCCAGTCAGCTCTGAAGCGGGGCAGTCCGTTCTTTTGGGTATCTCTATACAGCGACTGATCACAGTCGATCTCCATCACCACAAGCGTCCCCAGGGCGGGGGATTCATCCTCGGTTTTCAGGCTGTATCGACTGAGAACCGACACATTGCCCTCTCTTGTTTTGCGGACACTTCCTGCGTCCCACCACTGTTGCCCTTCGCCAGTTGATGGCACTTCACGCCAATCAACTGGACCAGCGAATACGGGCTGCGCCGGTTCCATGATCAGCAAAGTCAACAGTGCTACGGCCAAGACTGCTGATGCCAGCCACTGTTCGACTCGTTTCAGCAGATCGTTGTTCATGCCTTGACGGCGACCTCGGGCCGACAGCCGTGCAGGCT
Above is a window of Synechococcus sp. BIOS-U3-1 DNA encoding:
- a CDS encoding Gfo/Idh/MocA family protein, producing MAPSPISQRPIGVAIAGLGFGEVVHLPALQSVPGLEPVALWHRSNDRLDLACSHSGLKGYNCWDSLLEDSRVDAVIIATPPAPRYELALRALKAGKHLLLEKPVALNAQEVADLQREAIGRGLSVAVDFEYRAVPLFQQAARLLEQGAIGTPWLVKLDWLMSSRANPQRAWNWYSQASQGGGVLGALGTHAFDILAWFIGSVGEPQAMTRTAIEQRPDSKGSMQPVDADDIALINVALETHQGGTVAAQIALSSVARNGRGCWIEIYGSEGSLVLGSENQKDYVHGFSLTMQRGGEAPRNVQPDEDLRFATTWSDGRVAPVARLQSWWANSIQKGHPMVPGLAEGLASQQACDKTLLPR
- a CDS encoding histidine phosphatase family protein, whose amino-acid sequence is MLKKATCFATLFLMAACSSGTVSKDSNKDQTSDAAIAEQPSAKTDGVEDYEVNDTTLSGDERNDLFVNRVGAKELINNLRQGGYVVYTRHASTTKDWGDQVSPELDLADCSTQRRLSADGKAEAKQIGEGVKAANIPVGDVISSDYCRAYNTADLAFGKYTKNSNLNFLPCVDCTPADYKEYAARVSPLLSAKPESGKNTFLVGHDDPFQGVTMAVEPPDGIYPAPMGVSYVIKPMGGGNFQLIAKVLPAQWNVLAQF